A region from the Mycoplasmopsis phocirhinis genome encodes:
- a CDS encoding MAGa7180 family putative nuclease, with product MRKYNGRDYVLDTVEQVVRLKKEYHENLLNNKPGSFTGFKKFGGSSIGNIFETDAFKGQFLAFLHMARLSMPIFKKKYVRAGEAVEPKVFKVLKERFPDLDIQHIIASQVGYDYFKGHHEILGGVPDGLIPSKKIVLEMKSVQAKKQEIWEQNNNMNVPLDYRAQAELYAYLLGYKAYSIIAVFLEDQDYEDPENIDIYKRNIAQYNFKIDEIRAKKSADEIVKFWTDYSRIGVSPRYDLRRDNKVIQYLECHNEQEWENLFNQWKKEGDIDEDIEFKDVR from the coding sequence ATGAGAAAATATAACGGACGAGACTATGTTTTAGATACTGTTGAGCAAGTGGTTAGACTTAAAAAAGAATACCACGAAAATTTATTAAATAATAAACCTGGTTCATTTACTGGTTTTAAAAAATTTGGCGGTTCATCAATTGGTAATATTTTTGAAACTGATGCTTTTAAAGGTCAATTTTTAGCATTTCTACATATGGCACGTTTATCAATGCCGATTTTTAAAAAAAAATATGTTAGAGCTGGTGAAGCAGTTGAACCAAAAGTTTTTAAAGTTTTAAAAGAGCGTTTTCCTGATTTAGATATCCAGCATATTATTGCTTCACAAGTTGGTTATGATTACTTTAAAGGACACCATGAAATTTTAGGAGGAGTTCCTGATGGTTTAATTCCTTCCAAAAAAATTGTTTTAGAAATGAAAAGTGTTCAGGCAAAAAAACAAGAAATTTGAGAGCAAAACAATAATATGAATGTCCCACTAGATTATCGTGCTCAAGCTGAATTATATGCTTATTTATTGGGTTATAAAGCATATTCGATTATAGCTGTATTTCTAGAAGACCAAGATTACGAAGACCCCGAAAATATTGATATTTATAAACGTAATATTGCTCAATATAATTTTAAAATTGATGAAATAAGGGCTAAAAAATCAGCAGATGAAATAGTTAAATTTTGAACTGATTATTCGCGTATTGGTGTAAGTCCGCGTTATGATTTGCGACGAGACAATAAGGTTATTCAATATTTAGAATGTCATAATGAACAAGAGTGAGAAAATTTGTTTAATCAATGAAAAAAAGAAGGTGATATTGATGAAGATATTGAATTTAAAGATGTTAGATAA
- a CDS encoding UU173 family protein, producing MKILNLKMLDNEVKKNLKIINFTKFKTAYTSQPWFIWAQRNDSNNVKNLPRIDANNFALYEIHNNTSNKNLVNKHNFSSFEDFIYDDEAEDDVMLSIVSEKQKELFLSNEWNYKLENSNNLFAKARRKSLDFFISQFTHDLSNLDDFYFSKTIFNNENIDQIHEEWNKFKLSKKRFIIDPSFVYFVENNNVNFAIKANAMAYDIKTKTLYFEKFKNSTELIDYLKTFYVYNVAQKMEIEIYDIQYLIYSSNAQEYKKGQIPFVFVDGLCASNSVGSVQRTSERKIKDSEEIYLKSLINSGIAMSQGSYFDKFNNTKYSGKIIESIENNLIFNNPTKFKVKDFINKKIPIDLKKSTKSFGNFDDKINSIIHAYNLNLPTYATQNEQHDWSYEFDSDCEGDFGKNPDLNIIKDLILGEKYKYSSGNNGTAKPLKFLDAQYLNLHRQIVDNFYQCPNYFTINSLNLLAKLMVKDARIVWYDYEGLSSIITIFDGLKSWSQVPHQVSLILTQNGHRLLELNTLKDPKNLELIDLVDVIKDVYQNRADIYVVFNKGYENSRNLEIRDMVEIKYQNNDIDFIKKMKQKGFNSFIEFESTILYIVNNTFDLLDFFTKNTPNSNDLIFASKFVQHNQYHILSQLGQQLDFKNFGGDIEEYTKLSNKITDKAFNGKIKSIRIMELLGYTSIKKIEKIITKTKTYFNYRNQIKEYSTLEVKNGSMALEIAINRNSGNTNDEQWNYLSQKLKEYCHNDVVAMIVVYEFILAFVGDVFADIYQYEYKIEPKQCFDVDFITKKLILKNCDNE from the coding sequence ATGAAGATATTGAATTTAAAGATGTTAGATAATGAAGTTAAAAAAAATTTAAAAATTATTAATTTTACTAAATTTAAAACTGCTTATACATCTCAACCTTGATTTATTTGAGCCCAAAGAAATGACTCTAATAATGTAAAAAATTTACCCCGTATAGATGCAAATAATTTTGCTCTTTATGAAATTCATAATAATACATCAAATAAAAATTTAGTCAATAAACACAATTTTAGCTCTTTTGAAGATTTTATATATGATGATGAAGCAGAAGATGATGTTATGCTTTCAATTGTCAGCGAAAAACAAAAAGAATTATTTTTATCTAACGAGTGAAATTACAAATTAGAAAATTCAAACAATTTATTTGCTAAAGCTCGACGTAAAAGTTTGGATTTTTTTATATCGCAATTCACTCATGATTTGAGTAATTTAGATGATTTTTATTTTAGTAAAACAATATTTAACAATGAAAATATTGATCAAATTCACGAAGAATGAAACAAATTTAAATTATCTAAAAAGCGTTTTATAATTGATCCTAGTTTTGTTTATTTTGTTGAAAATAACAACGTGAATTTTGCCATTAAAGCTAATGCAATGGCTTATGATATTAAAACTAAAACTTTATATTTTGAAAAATTTAAAAACAGTACAGAATTAATTGATTATCTTAAAACTTTTTATGTATATAATGTAGCCCAAAAAATGGAAATTGAAATTTATGATATTCAATATTTAATTTATAGTTCAAACGCTCAAGAATATAAAAAAGGTCAAATACCTTTTGTTTTTGTTGATGGTTTATGTGCAAGTAATAGTGTTGGTAGTGTTCAAAGAACAAGTGAGCGCAAAATTAAAGACAGTGAAGAAATATATTTAAAAAGTTTAATCAATAGTGGAATTGCGATGTCGCAAGGTTCATATTTTGATAAATTTAACAATACTAAATATTCAGGCAAAATAATTGAATCTATTGAAAATAATTTAATTTTCAATAATCCAACTAAATTTAAAGTAAAAGATTTTATTAATAAAAAAATTCCAATTGATTTAAAAAAATCAACTAAATCATTTGGTAATTTTGATGACAAAATTAATTCAATTATTCATGCATATAATTTGAATTTACCTACTTATGCCACCCAAAATGAACAACACGACTGAAGCTATGAATTTGATTCAGATTGTGAAGGTGATTTTGGCAAAAATCCTGATTTAAATATCATTAAAGATTTGATTTTAGGTGAAAAATATAAATATTCTTCAGGTAATAATGGTACAGCTAAACCTTTAAAATTTTTAGATGCGCAATATCTTAATTTACACCGTCAAATTGTCGATAATTTCTATCAATGTCCCAATTATTTTACAATTAATTCATTGAATTTACTCGCAAAATTAATGGTTAAAGACGCAAGAATTGTTTGGTATGATTACGAAGGTTTAAGTTCAATAATTACAATTTTTGATGGTTTAAAATCCTGAAGTCAAGTTCCACACCAAGTTTCACTAATTCTTACCCAAAACGGTCATAGACTTTTAGAGTTAAATACTTTAAAAGATCCTAAAAATCTTGAACTAATTGATTTAGTTGATGTCATTAAAGATGTCTACCAAAATCGCGCTGATATTTATGTTGTATTTAATAAAGGCTATGAAAATTCTCGTAACCTAGAAATTCGCGACATGGTTGAAATCAAATACCAAAATAACGATATAGATTTTATTAAAAAAATGAAACAAAAAGGTTTTAATTCATTTATTGAATTTGAATCTACTATTTTATATATTGTTAATAACACTTTTGATTTATTAGATTTTTTTACCAAAAATACACCTAATAGCAATGATTTAATTTTTGCTTCCAAATTTGTACAACATAACCAATATCACATTTTATCGCAATTAGGCCAACAACTTGATTTTAAAAATTTTGGTGGCGATATTGAAGAATATACAAAATTATCTAATAAAATTACTGATAAAGCCTTTAATGGCAAAATTAAATCGATTAGAATAATGGAGTTGTTGGGTTATACTAGCATAAAAAAAATTGAAAAAATTATTACTAAAACTAAAACGTATTTTAATTACCGTAATCAAATCAAAGAATATTCAACTTTAGAAGTTAAAAACGGTTCTATGGCATTAGAAATCGCTATTAATCGTAACAGTGGTAATACAAACGATGAACAATGAAACTATCTTTCACAAAAATTGAAAGAATATTGTCATAATGATGTTGTTGCGATGATTGTTGTTTATGAATTTATTCTTGCTTTTGTTGGGGATGTTTTTGCTGACATATATCAATACGAGTATAAAATTGAGCCAAAGCAATGTTTTGATGTAGATTTTATAACTAAAAAATTAATACTGAAAAATTGTGATAATGAATAA
- a CDS encoding L-threonylcarbamoyladenylate synthase, protein MNKYKDIFITTTDTVCGIGGPVNSQTLALIYELKQRPIDKKIIILVGSIAQAQKFSQWNSKANDLAHKYWPGNVSLIVSGQGFRMPNQNLLIEFLLKNGPMYVSSANISGNKPINIEQAREFFPQIKQVYNFGSTSGKASRIFNVDTNEWIR, encoded by the coding sequence ATGAATAAGTATAAAGATATTTTTATTACAACAACTGATACCGTATGTGGTATTGGTGGTCCAGTGAATTCGCAAACACTAGCTTTGATTTATGAATTAAAACAACGTCCTATTGACAAAAAAATAATTATATTAGTTGGTTCAATTGCCCAGGCCCAAAAATTTAGCCAATGAAATTCAAAGGCCAATGATCTAGCTCATAAATATTGACCAGGTAATGTTAGTTTAATTGTTAGTGGTCAGGGTTTTAGGATGCCAAACCAAAATTTATTAATTGAATTTTTACTAAAAAATGGGCCGATGTATGTTTCAAGTGCCAATATTTCAGGCAATAAACCTATTAATATAGAACAAGCTAGAGAATTTTTTCCTCAAATTAAACAAGTTTATAATTTTGGTTCAACTAGCGGCAAAGCAAGTAGAATATTCAATGTAGATACTAATGAATGAATACGATAA
- the rpsR gene encoding 30S ribosomal protein S18 — protein MARIKNKKPAFNKRRRSLIADLNINYIDYKDTDLLSKFVTATGQIKARALTGLSAKDQRKVSLAIKRARFMALMPYAKERVRVVSNPTTQN, from the coding sequence ATGGCTAGAATTAAAAACAAAAAACCTGCATTCAACAAACGTAGAAGAAGTCTTATTGCTGATTTAAATATCAATTACATTGACTATAAAGATACAGATTTATTAAGTAAATTTGTCACAGCAACCGGTCAAATTAAAGCACGTGCTTTAACCGGGTTATCAGCCAAAGATCAAAGAAAAGTTTCATTGGCAATTAAAAGAGCAAGATTTATGGCTCTAATGCCTTACGCAAAAGAACGTGTTCGTGTTGTTTCAAATCCAACAACACAAAATTAA
- a CDS encoding single-stranded DNA-binding protein: MNKVLLVGRIANDIRSFTTQSGVNYSRTNIAISRRSTSTDPITDFIPVVAWRGNADFMSRYLTKGSLVSIEGSISTSSFKNAAGENVRVVEVTIDYIASLESRQQRENRINNNGNTNYSFKNANTNSSISKFSGSEENENEFSFTPNNENTINSLDSKHKMGFDDLD; the protein is encoded by the coding sequence ATGAATAAAGTATTATTAGTTGGTCGAATTGCTAATGACATTAGATCATTTACAACTCAAAGTGGAGTTAATTACTCACGCACTAACATTGCAATTTCGCGGCGTAGTACATCTACTGATCCAATAACTGATTTTATTCCAGTTGTTGCGTGAAGAGGTAATGCCGATTTTATGAGTAGATATCTTACAAAAGGCTCGTTAGTTTCAATCGAAGGCTCAATTTCAACTAGTTCGTTTAAAAATGCTGCTGGTGAAAATGTACGAGTAGTTGAGGTAACAATAGATTATATCGCTTCACTCGAATCACGTCAACAACGCGAGAATAGAATTAACAATAATGGTAATACAAATTATTCATTTAAAAACGCTAATACTAATAGTTCGATTTCAAAATTTAGTGGCTCTGAAGAAAATGAAAATGAATTCTCATTTACGCCAAATAACGAAAATACAATTAATTCATTAGATTCTAAACACAAAATGGGATTCGATGATTTAGATTAA
- the rpsF gene encoding 30S ribosomal protein S6 has translation MNKYEIMMILDPKANEKVGFDLVESVFGKENITKAEKLERTQLAYPIKRSTQALYLLVQLNAQASLVAEFVRRSNISKEIWRQLVINLDSEKGYGKERKTWAGKRTYTPGEKPRKRFDADKKVRTPKNETE, from the coding sequence ATGAACAAATATGAAATTATGATGATTCTTGATCCTAAAGCAAACGAAAAAGTCGGTTTTGATTTGGTTGAGAGTGTTTTTGGTAAAGAAAACATCACTAAAGCTGAAAAATTAGAAAGAACACAGTTGGCTTACCCAATCAAACGTTCAACACAAGCACTTTATCTTTTAGTTCAATTAAACGCACAAGCATCTTTAGTTGCTGAATTTGTGCGTCGTAGTAACATTTCAAAAGAAATTTGAAGACAACTTGTGATTAATTTAGACAGTGAAAAAGGTTATGGTAAAGAAAGAAAAACCTGAGCTGGTAAAAGAACATATACACCAGGCGAAAAACCTAGAAAAAGATTTGATGCAGATAAAAAAGTTAGAACACCTAAAAACGAAACTGAATAA
- the dcm gene encoding DNA (cytosine-5-)-methyltransferase yields the protein MQNKTHTIKFMDFCSGIGGGRLGLQNNGLECVGHSEIDLDAQNTYNIIFGLGKNYGDLMQIDIDKLPDFDFMIGGFPCQSFSIAGKRKGFEDYRGTIIYGLIDILFKKKIKYFLFENVKGLLNHNKGQTLKIIIEKLQSANYNVYTQVLNSKDFGVAQKRERIYIVGIRKDIDNLKFNFPQPKSIKYKFNDFIDPENNLIFDHNNSTFKKYLANKYNQNKYSIDFILGLNNTVIDTRQSDLRIYKEIFPTLRTGRHGLLYVKNGIIKKLNSYEALMLQGFPKNICTKIKKHYNINENKILSQCGNAMTVSVIEAIVREMKKVF from the coding sequence ATGCAAAATAAAACTCATACAATTAAATTTATGGATTTTTGTTCAGGAATAGGAGGTGGTAGACTTGGTTTGCAAAATAATGGTTTAGAATGTGTAGGTCATAGCGAAATAGATTTAGATGCTCAAAATACATATAATATTATTTTTGGGCTAGGCAAAAATTATGGTGATTTGATGCAAATAGATATTGATAAATTACCAGATTTTGATTTTATGATTGGAGGTTTTCCTTGTCAAAGTTTTTCAATAGCCGGTAAAAGAAAAGGATTTGAAGACTACAGAGGGACTATAATTTATGGTTTAATAGACATATTATTCAAGAAAAAAATTAAATATTTTTTATTTGAAAATGTCAAAGGTTTACTTAATCATAATAAAGGTCAAACTCTAAAAATTATTATTGAAAAACTTCAAAGTGCAAATTACAATGTATATACACAAGTGTTGAATAGTAAAGATTTTGGTGTAGCTCAAAAAAGAGAAAGAATTTACATAGTTGGAATCCGAAAGGATATTGATAATTTAAAATTTAATTTTCCGCAACCAAAGTCAATAAAATATAAGTTTAATGATTTTATTGACCCAGAAAATAATTTAATTTTTGATCATAATAATTCAACATTTAAAAAATATCTAGCAAATAAATATAATCAAAATAAATATTCTATTGATTTTATTTTAGGTTTAAATAACACCGTTATTGATACAAGACAATCCGATTTAAGAATATACAAAGAAATTTTTCCTACTTTGCGAACAGGTCGTCATGGACTTTTATATGTTAAAAACGGAATAATTAAAAAATTGAATTCATATGAAGCGTTAATGCTACAAGGTTTTCCAAAAAATATTTGTACGAAAATAAAAAAACACTATAACATTAACGAAAATAAAATTTTAAGTCAATGTGGCAATGCGATGACTGTTAGTGTAATTGAAGCAATAGTTAGAGAAATGAAAAAGGTATTCTAG
- the topA gene encoding type I DNA topoisomerase, with the protein MSKLVIVESPNKVATIKKYLGGDYEVIASVGHITKLSTRSSGDTIMGIKINEWEPVYILDSTKKTIVKKLTSAVKKASEVLIATDPDREGEAIGDHLVHFLKCEDKYKRIKYNEITKDAILAAIAKPLTLDTALIDAQKARRMLDRIIGFKLSKLMKQKLSNSPTKPSAGRVQSIALKLIVDREKLIEAFIPRQYHKASALLNTDLKADYYNENNPSGEKDWIYPEQKEQKTQLIWAKPQNLIVQDIKQNQKKMPTITPLKQAVLYKKSPFSSQATQRAAQNLYEGYGDGGLISYPRTDSTRLSQHFIDNARQYILNRYGAEYIAQDIKGFSGDQDAHEAIRPTDVNLTPDLAKEKFNLNNYDYQIYKLIYEHTLQALITPPLRMSKLYIFDKNGLQFRLSCSKILFQGYYVVKGEKEETSDPNYQLNQVIDVIKFEISDHQTNPPARYSEGSLIEALDNIKVGRPSTFASTVKIVLDRQYAENISGALKPTEFGRIVIHKLIESFPKIIEENYTARVEEELDLIAQSKISLKPIMQDFWERFNKVYNEAELTMEHTQISYEYANEICPSDQGDLIIRTNRFGNKFIGCKNFPSCKFAKNYEKK; encoded by the coding sequence ATGAGTAAATTAGTAATTGTTGAGTCACCTAATAAAGTGGCTACTATTAAAAAATATTTAGGCGGAGATTATGAAGTAATTGCTTCAGTAGGCCATATCACCAAATTATCAACTAGGTCGTCAGGCGATACTATTATGGGGATTAAAATTAATGAATGAGAACCCGTTTATATTTTAGATTCTACTAAAAAAACAATAGTTAAAAAATTAACGAGTGCTGTTAAAAAGGCTAGTGAAGTTTTAATAGCTACTGACCCCGATCGTGAAGGAGAAGCAATTGGTGATCATTTGGTTCATTTTTTAAAGTGTGAAGATAAATATAAGCGCATTAAATATAATGAAATAACTAAAGATGCAATTTTAGCAGCAATTGCTAAACCTTTAACCTTAGACACCGCTTTAATTGATGCTCAAAAAGCACGCCGAATGCTTGATCGAATAATTGGTTTTAAATTAAGTAAACTGATGAAACAAAAATTATCAAATTCGCCCACTAAACCATCAGCAGGCCGGGTGCAATCAATTGCTTTAAAATTAATCGTTGATCGTGAAAAATTAATTGAAGCATTTATTCCTCGTCAATATCATAAAGCAAGCGCTTTATTAAATACAGATTTAAAAGCTGATTATTATAACGAAAATAATCCTAGCGGCGAAAAAGATTGAATTTATCCAGAACAAAAAGAACAAAAAACACAATTAATTTGAGCCAAACCTCAAAATTTAATCGTGCAAGATATTAAACAAAACCAAAAGAAAATGCCAACTATTACTCCACTTAAACAAGCAGTTTTATACAAAAAATCTCCTTTTTCTTCACAAGCCACACAACGAGCAGCCCAAAATTTATATGAAGGTTATGGCGATGGTGGTTTAATTAGTTATCCACGTACTGATTCGACAAGATTAAGTCAACATTTTATTGATAATGCTCGTCAATATATTTTAAATCGTTATGGTGCTGAATATATTGCTCAAGATATTAAAGGTTTTTCAGGTGATCAAGATGCCCACGAAGCAATTAGACCTACTGACGTTAATTTAACTCCTGATTTAGCTAAAGAAAAATTTAATTTGAATAATTATGATTACCAAATATATAAATTAATTTATGAACATACTTTACAAGCTTTAATTACTCCTCCGTTAAGAATGTCTAAACTATATATTTTTGACAAAAATGGCTTACAGTTTCGTCTTTCATGCAGCAAAATTTTATTTCAAGGATATTATGTAGTTAAAGGCGAAAAAGAAGAAACTAGCGATCCTAACTACCAATTAAATCAAGTAATTGACGTAATTAAATTTGAAATTAGCGATCACCAAACTAATCCACCTGCTCGATACAGCGAAGGTTCTTTAATCGAAGCATTAGACAACATTAAAGTTGGCCGTCCTTCAACATTTGCCTCAACAGTTAAAATTGTTTTAGATCGTCAATATGCCGAAAATATTTCTGGTGCACTTAAACCAACCGAATTTGGTCGTATTGTTATACATAAATTAATTGAATCTTTTCCAAAAATTATTGAAGAAAATTACACAGCTCGTGTTGAAGAAGAATTAGATTTAATTGCGCAAAGTAAAATTAGTCTCAAACCAATTATGCAAGATTTTTGAGAGAGATTTAATAAAGTTTATAATGAAGCTGAATTAACAATGGAACATACGCAAATTTCGTATGAATATGCTAATGAAATTTGTCCTAGCGACCAAGGTGATTTAATTATTAGAACTAATCGTTTTGGTAATAAATTTATTGGTTGCAAAAATTTTCCTAGTTGTAAATTTGCCAAAAATTATGAAAAAAAATAA